One genomic segment of Synchiropus splendidus isolate RoL2022-P1 chromosome 16, RoL_Sspl_1.0, whole genome shotgun sequence includes these proteins:
- the kcnk17 gene encoding potassium channel subfamily K member 17, with product MTFKASLRRLKVPSILLLGLVYGAYVLIGGVIFWQLEGDLNQRDINRILANKREVLTTYSCLNQNGLEAVAQEEARLDGEPDSLGSLYRSHSSHTCFLRCVAQEDLEWLRNIKPCFSSQVVQDASKVGLSLRGNRTTDGFWKFTSSAVFAATVVTTIGYGNISPSSTAGQIFCVFFALFGIPLNVVVLNKVGKYMLALGRTIAEFLEKRTGRPKCTRFLVHLVSFLCGVVLFFIVPMLVFQTYEGWTYSQTIYYCFITLSTIGFGDFVADSNPDRSYPDWYSFIMASWIFFGLAWLALLINHAIDILERLNGYFKQRLGRREPSTQTETESTDAPPPSPSQ from the exons ATGACCTTCAAGGCCTCGCTACGCCGGCTGAAGGTGCCGTCCATCCTCCTGCTGGGGCTGGTGTACGGCGCCTACGTGCTCATCGGCGGCGTCATTTTCTGGCAACTGGAAGGAGACCTCAACCAGCGGGACATCAACCGCATCCTGGCAAACAAGAGGGAGGTCCTGACCACCTACTCCTGTCTGAACCAGAACGGCCTGGAGGCCGTGGCTCAG GAAGAGGCTCGCCTGGACGGGGAGCCCGACTCTCTGGGCTCTCTATACCGCTCACACTCGTCCCACACATGTTTCCTGCGGTGTGTCGCTCAAGAGGATCTGGAGTGGCTGC GCAACATCAAGCCGTGTTTCTCCTCGCAGGTGGTCCAAGACGCGTCcaaggtgggtctgagtctgaGAGGAAACAGAACCACAGACGGCTTCTGGAAGTTCACCAGCTCGGCTGTCTTCGCCGCCACCGTGGTCACAACCATAG GTTACGGCAACATCAGTCCCAGCTCCACGGCCGGCCAGATCTTCTGCGTCTTCTTCGCTCTGTTCGGGATCCCGCTCAACGTGGTGGTGCTGAACAAGGTGGGGAAGTACATGCTGGCGCTGGGCAGGACCATCGCTGAGTTCCTGGAGAAGAGGACGGGCCGACCG AAGTGCACCCGCTTCCTGGTCCACCTGGTGTCCTTCCTGTGCGGCGTGGTGCTCTTCTTCATCGTGCCCATGCTGGTCTTCCAGACCTACGAGGGCTGGACCTACTCACAGACCATCTACTACTGCTTCATCACCCTCAGCACCATCGGCTTCGGGGACTTTGTCGCCG ACAGCAACCCGGACCGGAGCTACCCGGACTGGTACAGCTTCATCATGGCCTCCTGGATCTTCTTCGGCCTGGCCTGGCTCGCCTTGCTCATCAACCACGCCATCGACATCCTGGAGCGCCTCAACGGCTACTTCAAACAGCGGCTGGGCCGGAGGGAGCCCTCCACCCAGACGGAGACGGAGAGCACGGACGCGCCGCCGCCGTCGCCGTCACAGTGA
- the LOC128747024 gene encoding potassium channel subfamily K member 16-like — translation MARFQLTEVKLSWTALLVLAHFTYLLLGATVFQLLEREAESNNRNHFQLEKLNFLANYTCLDGPALEQFVQVILDAWESGVNPSGNSTNPSNWDFSSSFFFAGTVVTTIGYGNLSPSTVSGQVFCVFYALCGIPLNVAFLTQVGKCLTTHLSRVQRGMVAAVAHKRAVEALAVSSFFLSGSLLFLVIPPLLFSYVEGWSFGEGFYFTFITLSTIGFGDYVVGKDPGKEYISLYRSLAGIWIVFALAWLALLLNTGSRLMERLLAFRRQSQDPGLQAATKLDRLSKA, via the exons ATGGCGAGGTTCCAGTTGACCGAAGTGAAGCTGAGCTGGACCGCGCTGCTGGTTCTGGCCCATTTCACCTACCTGCTGCTGGGGGCCACGGTTTTCCAGCTGCTGGAGCGAGAGGCCGAGAGCAACAACCGCAACCATTTTCAGTTGGAGAAGTTGAACTTCCTGGCCAACTACACCTGCCTGGACGGGCCGGCGCTGGAGCAGTTCGTCCAG GTGATTCTGGACGCTTGGGAGAGCGGCGTCAACCCGTCAGGCAACTCCACCAACCCCAGTAACTGGGACTtcagcagctccttcttctttgCTGGGACTGTGGTCACCACCATCG GTTACGGCAACCTGTCGCCCAGCACCGTGTCGGGTCAGGTCTTCTGCGTCTTCTACGCGCTGTGTGGCATCCCGCTCAACGTGGCCTTCCTCACGCAGGTGGGCAAGTGTCTCACCACTCATCTGTCTCGGGTGCAGCGAGGGATGGTGGCCGCCGTCGCCCACAAG CGGGCGGTGGAGGCCCTGGCCGTCAGCTCCTTCTTCCTCAGTGGCAGCCTGCTCTTCCTGGTCATCCCGCCGCTGCTCTTCAGCTACGTGGAAGGCTGGTCCTTCGGCGAAGGCTTCTACTTCACCTTCATCACCCTGAGCACCATCGGCTTCGGAGACTACGTGGTGG GGAAGGACCCGGGGAAGGAGTACATCTCTCTGTACCGGAGCCTGGCGGGGATCTGGATCGTCTTCGCCCTGGCGTGGCTGGCGCTGCTCCTCAACACGGGCTCCCGGCTGATGGAGCGCCTGCTGGCCTTCAGGAGGCAGAGCCAGGACCCGGGCCTTCAGGCGGCCACTAAACTGGACCGTCTGTCCAAAGCATAA